ACGGCCGGCTCGGTGGTGCCCGGGCGCAGCGGGAAGACGTGCCAGCCCCGGGCAGCCGCGGCGAGCGCGACCGCCTTCAAGTCCTTCTGCTGGCGGCGGTCGTGCCGCCGGGAGGCGAGTTCGTCCATGATCCCGGTGTCCGTCGCTGGTCAGTGGTGGGCTTCGTCCCAGGCGCCGCGGCGTTCGGCTGCGGTGGGCAGGTCGCCGCGGCGTTCGGTGAAGGCGGGCGGCATCTCGTCATCGAGGGCGTTGCCGACGATGACGTTGCGGTCCATGAAGTCGAAGGGCTCACGGCCGTCGATCTCCAGCCACAGCGCCGTACGGGCGAGGTCGACGGCGACCGGGTCGATGTCGACGCCGAAGATGCACTCGCGCATCACCACCGGCAGGGCGTACTTCATGTGCACCGCCGGGGCCGGGGAAATACCGGAGACCCGCTCGGCGAGGCGGCCGGCGATGAGGCGGGCCGCCTCGATGAGG
The genomic region above belongs to Streptomyces sp. NA02950 and contains:
- a CDS encoding N-6 DNA methylase; this translates as GTVTVNKKGLGVRATLGSWYTPPEVAEAMCRLSIGPQLDRLAQHPDPGNLLQVLSIDPACGAGVFLIEAARLIAGRLAERVSGISPAPAVHMKYALPVVMRECIFGVDIDPVAVDLARTALWLEIDGREPFDFMDRNVIVGNALDDEMPPAFTERRGDLPTAAERRGAWDEAHH